The DNA region CGTTCTCGCCGTCGGAGCCCCACACGGTCGGGGAGATGCCGTTCTCCTCGGCGGGGCCGATCACGACCGCGCCCGCGCCGTCACCGAAGATCATGGCGGTGCCGCGGTCGGTCGGGTCGAGACCGACGGTCATCGTCTCGGCGCCGATGAGCAGGATGTACTCGGCCGAGCCGGAGCGGATCATGTCCGCGGCCACGCCGAGGCCATAGCCGAAACCGCCGCAGCCCGAGACCAGGTCGAAGGCGGGGATGCCGTTCATGCCCAGGTCCGAGGCGACGGTCGGGGCGCCGTGCGGGGTCAGCTTGAGCCAGCTGGAGGAGGCCAGGATCAGCGCGCCGATCTTGGACCGGTCGATGCCGGTGTTCTTCAGCGCCCGCTCGCCCGCGGCGACCGCCATGCTGCGCAGCGTCTCGTCGCCGGAGATCCAGCGCCGGTTGTGGATGCCGGTGCGCTCGAAGATCCACTCCGGAGTGGAGTCGAGAACCTCGCACACCTCGGCGTTGCTGACGACGCGCTGGGGCCGGTAGGCACCGATGCCGAGCATCGCAATATTCTGCTGACCCTTGTTGATTGCAATGCTCACCACAGGTGACTCACACGACCCTTCGCACAATCATTGTCGACACCGTTGTCGGACGTAAGACCAGGACACAGGCTAACCCAGAGCAAGGTTTCAGCCCAGAGCCAAGTCTTGTTAACCGTCCAGTAAGGACACGCCCTGCCGCCGGGACATC from Nocardia tengchongensis includes:
- a CDS encoding beta-ketoacyl-ACP synthase 3, with protein sequence MVSIAINKGQQNIAMLGIGAYRPQRVVSNAEVCEVLDSTPEWIFERTGIHNRRWISGDETLRSMAVAAGERALKNTGIDRSKIGALILASSSWLKLTPHGAPTVASDLGMNGIPAFDLVSGCGGFGYGLGVAADMIRSGSAEYILLIGAETMTVGLDPTDRGTAMIFGDGAGAVVIGPAEENGISPTVWGSDGENAEAIAQDVDFLEFMNKAQRLQGTDPAVESVGRMSLHMEGPKVFRWAAVTLPRALSSAIELSGVSKDDIEVFVPHQANARINELMKKNLGLPDDLPMANDIENTGNTSAASIPLAIEEMLVTGKAKGGQLALLLGFGAGLSYAGQVAVLPPAPAEPSF